One Mycobacterium sp. SMC-4 DNA window includes the following coding sequences:
- a CDS encoding DUF433 domain-containing protein translates to MLAGMPVLNLLDRDVYLYSEVDRIVGLRPGTARRWINGYSRAGKHHDPILRIEPRDTEWATWGEFVEARILKEYREEIHTRRLREAVSALRQEYRRDYPLAYLQPYLSVVDKDLTIRANDAEAQVVVRTGQSLLGEGWPVIQQSQLAEDDKGMKFVAELPPDIDFPDIVVNPNRYSGLPTFRGRRVSVATIAGMVAAGEAPSDLAADYGLSLAQVENAVAFVAKHGAAA, encoded by the coding sequence ATGCTTGCCGGCATGCCGGTGCTCAACCTGCTCGACCGCGATGTCTACCTGTACTCCGAGGTAGACCGCATTGTTGGGCTGCGCCCGGGTACAGCTCGGCGGTGGATCAACGGCTACTCCCGGGCTGGGAAGCACCACGATCCGATCCTCCGAATCGAGCCTCGCGACACGGAGTGGGCAACGTGGGGGGAGTTTGTTGAGGCTCGGATCCTGAAGGAGTATCGCGAAGAGATCCACACACGACGTCTGCGTGAGGCCGTCAGTGCACTCCGCCAGGAGTACCGCCGCGACTACCCGTTGGCGTATTTGCAGCCTTACCTGTCCGTCGTCGACAAGGATCTGACCATCCGAGCGAACGACGCCGAAGCTCAAGTCGTCGTCCGCACTGGACAGAGTCTTCTCGGCGAGGGGTGGCCGGTCATCCAGCAATCGCAACTGGCGGAGGATGACAAGGGCATGAAGTTCGTCGCCGAACTCCCTCCGGACATCGATTTTCCCGACATCGTAGTCAACCCCAACCGCTACAGCGGCTTACCCACCTTCCGTGGCCGTCGCGTCTCGGTCGCGACGATCGCCGGAATGGTCGCCGCGGGTGAGGCCCCATCCGATCTCGCGGCGGACTACGGGCTCAGCCTGGCCCAGGTGGAAAACGCTGTCGCTTTCGTGGCGAAGCATGGAGCCGCGGCCTAG
- a CDS encoding class I SAM-dependent DNA methyltransferase has translation MVTEGGDTAAQRKARGAFFTPESVARYVTEWAVRGTTDRILEPSCGEAAFLLAAVDRLAALRASEGRGQFAALDGIELHAASARAARTLLRSAGIRARVRVGDFFTVDPTGSYDVVIGNPPYIRYQDFSGTARARSRAAALRAGVGLTNLASSWAAFAVHSALFLKPGGRMGLVLPAELLSVNYAAEVRRFLLASFARVDLVLFTERLFPDAQEEVLLLLADGYRQGPTDHASIYQARNAAELATIAAGRTWTPVRPEEKWTPSLMSADALSAYTDLLSEGGFTVLESWGDTTLGMVTGNNKYFALSPARVADLGLESTDVLRLSPPGSRHLRGLAFGAAALNALGRSGSATWLFRPAGEPSPAAWAYIAAGEAAGVHTAYKCRVRTPWWRVPNLAPADLLLTYMNADTPRLSTNTARAAHLNSVHGVYLDAKLGKLGKALLPLASLTSMTLLGAETVGRAYGGGMLKLEPREADRLPVPPAALVQAAAERLTAIRPHVAALLRRGELLEASTLVDDVLLIGELGMARSAVGVLREAHAELRARRVARGRRGSD, from the coding sequence ATGGTGACGGAGGGCGGTGATACCGCGGCGCAACGCAAGGCGCGCGGCGCGTTCTTCACTCCCGAGTCCGTCGCCCGGTATGTCACCGAGTGGGCGGTCCGAGGTACCACCGATCGCATCCTCGAACCGTCATGTGGTGAGGCGGCGTTTCTGTTGGCGGCGGTGGACCGGTTGGCGGCGCTGCGTGCATCCGAGGGCCGCGGCCAATTCGCCGCCCTCGATGGCATCGAGCTGCACGCCGCCTCGGCCCGCGCCGCGCGTACGTTGTTGCGCAGCGCCGGAATCCGTGCCCGCGTGCGGGTGGGCGACTTCTTCACCGTCGACCCGACCGGCAGCTACGACGTGGTGATCGGTAACCCGCCCTACATCCGCTACCAGGACTTCTCCGGCACTGCGCGGGCCCGGTCCCGCGCGGCGGCACTGCGGGCCGGTGTCGGGTTGACCAACCTGGCCTCGAGCTGGGCAGCGTTCGCGGTGCATTCGGCGTTGTTCCTCAAACCGGGCGGCCGCATGGGCCTGGTCCTGCCGGCGGAGTTGCTCAGCGTCAACTACGCGGCCGAGGTACGTCGGTTCCTGTTGGCGTCGTTCGCCCGAGTCGACCTGGTGTTGTTCACCGAGCGGTTGTTCCCCGACGCGCAGGAGGAGGTGCTGCTGCTGCTGGCCGACGGCTACCGGCAGGGGCCGACCGACCACGCCTCGATCTACCAGGCGCGAAACGCCGCCGAATTGGCCACCATCGCCGCCGGGAGGACCTGGACCCCGGTGCGGCCCGAGGAGAAGTGGACACCCTCGCTGATGTCGGCCGACGCGTTGTCGGCGTACACCGATCTGCTCTCCGAGGGCGGCTTCACCGTGCTGGAGAGCTGGGGGGACACCACGCTGGGCATGGTCACCGGCAACAACAAGTACTTCGCGTTGTCACCCGCACGGGTGGCCGACCTCGGGCTGGAATCCACCGACGTGCTGCGACTCTCGCCACCGGGCAGTCGGCATCTGCGGGGGCTGGCGTTCGGTGCGGCCGCGCTCAACGCGCTGGGCCGTAGCGGGTCGGCCACCTGGCTGTTCCGCCCGGCGGGTGAGCCGTCGCCGGCAGCGTGGGCCTACATCGCAGCCGGGGAGGCGGCCGGCGTCCACACCGCTTACAAGTGCCGTGTGCGTACGCCGTGGTGGCGGGTGCCGAATCTGGCTCCGGCTGATCTGTTGCTGACCTACATGAATGCCGACACCCCACGCCTGTCGACCAACACGGCCAGGGCCGCACACCTCAACTCAGTGCACGGTGTCTACCTCGATGCCAAGCTCGGCAAGCTTGGCAAGGCGCTGCTGCCGTTGGCGTCGCTGACCTCGATGACCTTGCTGGGCGCCGAGACCGTCGGCCGCGCCTACGGGGGCGGGATGCTCAAGCTGGAGCCGCGCGAGGCCGACCGGTTGCCGGTACCGCCGGCGGCGCTGGTGCAGGCGGCAGCCGAGCGGCTGACCGCGATCCGCCCGCACGTGGCCGCCCTGCTGCGCCGGGGCGAGCTGCTGGAAGCCTCCACCTTGGTCGACGACGTTCTGCTGATCGGTGAGCTGGGCATGGCGCGATCCGCGGTCGGCGTGCTGCGCGAGGCTCACGCCGAACTGAGGGCCCGTCGGGTCGCCAGGGGTCGCCGTGGCTCGGATTGA
- a CDS encoding DUF6602 domain-containing protein, whose amino-acid sequence MIHEHHQWLSDVNKSIVESFEREQPAARERGRAQETGHGVESNWDEALTDWLPPQYEIGKRKYLMLETEDGPSLTKETDLVVFRPHYPTKLRKKHHVLASGISAAFSVKRTVGREDITEAYEDAITLRRGMRIREGTEKAYLVPPVFYGLLGQSHNWKADNSTPPENVQAIANELERELVAAPREGLDLICIADLGAWTRKTFVSPQRFLDRQVRTTSVGVQLMGAVGEDSRVMSGLGRDYEQKNLSPVMNLIGALWDKLAINDPTLRPLADGLRITKTMDTKFRVETGDKMYTLSEVTTPEIAQRHRNSSPWGY is encoded by the coding sequence ATGATCCACGAGCACCATCAGTGGCTGTCGGACGTAAACAAGTCCATCGTGGAATCGTTCGAGCGCGAACAGCCCGCGGCGCGTGAGCGGGGACGTGCCCAGGAGACGGGGCACGGCGTCGAATCCAATTGGGACGAGGCGCTCACCGATTGGCTGCCGCCTCAGTACGAGATCGGCAAACGCAAGTACCTGATGCTGGAAACCGAAGACGGTCCGTCTCTCACAAAGGAAACCGACCTCGTTGTGTTCCGCCCGCACTACCCGACGAAGCTCCGCAAGAAACACCATGTGCTGGCATCGGGTATCTCCGCCGCGTTTAGTGTCAAACGAACCGTTGGGCGCGAGGACATCACCGAAGCGTACGAAGACGCGATAACCCTCCGTCGTGGGATGCGGATACGTGAAGGCACTGAGAAGGCGTACCTGGTGCCACCCGTGTTCTACGGTCTGCTGGGACAGTCACATAACTGGAAAGCAGACAACAGCACCCCGCCTGAGAACGTCCAGGCGATAGCCAACGAGCTGGAGCGAGAGCTCGTTGCGGCGCCGCGTGAGGGGTTGGACTTAATCTGCATTGCCGACCTCGGTGCGTGGACACGAAAGACCTTCGTGTCACCGCAGCGGTTCCTGGACAGGCAGGTGAGGACCACTTCTGTCGGTGTCCAGCTCATGGGAGCAGTTGGTGAGGATTCCCGCGTGATGTCGGGGCTTGGGCGCGACTACGAACAGAAGAATCTGTCGCCGGTGATGAACTTGATCGGTGCGCTGTGGGACAAACTGGCGATCAACGACCCAACGCTGAGACCTCTCGCGGACGGGCTCAGGATCACCAAGACGATGGACACCAAGTTCCGCGTCGAAACCGGAGACAAGATGTACACGCTTTCTGAGGTGACCACACCAGAGATCGCCCAGAGGCATCGAAACTCGTCTCCGTGGGGTTATTGA
- a CDS encoding HAD-IC family P-type ATPase → MSRGPDATAQREVEDAEFAGLAHARSRADILAALRTTAAGLESADAETRLAETGPNRLPAPPHRSPLVRFLAQFNNVLIYILIAGAVLKAILGDWIDAAVIGAAAIINSVVGYLQEGKAEKALDSIREMLSVSARVLRDGQWTDVDAETVVPGDVVRIGSGDRIPADLRLLEVNNLRVEESALTGESVPAAKSVTHVESDAGLGDRTSMVYSGTIVAAGTGVGVATATGTATEIGRIQTLITEVEGIDTPLTRKLAQFGRQLSVLILAMAAVMLVIGSVFHQFSVDELISAAIAFAVAAIPEGLPAVVTVTLALGVQQMARRKAITRKLPAVEALGSVNVICSDKTGTLTQNEMTVRTVVTARHRFDVTGAGYAPHGEIELDGAAAGLDLHPDLRALVVAMSQCNDSRLVETDGRWRVVGEPTEGSLRALAHKAGVEQPMIRRAEIPFESEHKFMVTLDEAPDGLRWMHVKGAPDRLLDRSSTQSRAGTAEPLDRDFWHARIDELSHQGLRVLAAARRPAEDAQTIDIADVDAGLEFLGIVGIVDPPRPEAIAAIQTCHSAGIRVKMITGDHVGTAKAIAREMGIGDAGEPSALTGADLQAMSQPRLREAVGQVDVFARTSPEHKLRIVSALQAEGDVVAMTGDGVNDAPALTRADIGVAMGVKGTEATKEAAGIVLADDNFATIERAVEEGRRIYDNIRKSVLFLLPTNGSQSLVILVAVLFGFALPLQPVQILWINLVTGVTLALALVFEKAEEGLMTRPPRPATQPVVRLADVSMIALVSVLVAGAALAIFFIGRANGYPLAVAQTAAVNMLAMGQMAYLFNCRFVSRSSLRAAALRGNPWVWRMVGVLLALQLVFIYAPFMNTWFQTAPITLLGWSVALGFSVVIFLIVEAAKAVGFRLGY, encoded by the coding sequence ATGAGTCGCGGACCTGACGCAACAGCCCAACGGGAGGTCGAGGACGCCGAGTTCGCCGGTCTGGCGCATGCCCGCAGCCGCGCCGACATCCTGGCCGCGCTGCGCACCACCGCTGCCGGTCTGGAGTCGGCCGACGCCGAGACTCGACTCGCCGAGACCGGCCCGAACCGACTGCCCGCACCACCGCACCGCTCGCCGCTGGTGCGCTTTCTCGCGCAGTTCAACAACGTGCTGATCTACATCCTGATCGCGGGCGCGGTGCTCAAGGCGATTCTGGGCGACTGGATCGATGCCGCGGTCATCGGCGCCGCGGCGATCATCAACAGCGTCGTCGGCTATCTGCAGGAGGGCAAGGCCGAGAAGGCGCTCGACAGCATCCGCGAGATGTTGTCGGTATCGGCTCGGGTGCTGCGTGACGGACAGTGGACCGACGTCGATGCCGAGACGGTGGTGCCCGGCGACGTGGTGCGCATCGGCTCCGGTGATCGCATCCCCGCTGATCTGCGCCTGTTGGAGGTCAACAATCTGCGGGTCGAAGAGTCGGCATTGACCGGCGAATCGGTGCCGGCCGCCAAGAGCGTCACCCATGTCGAGTCCGATGCCGGTCTCGGCGACCGGACCTCGATGGTGTACTCCGGCACCATCGTGGCCGCGGGTACCGGAGTCGGAGTGGCGACCGCGACGGGTACGGCCACCGAAATCGGACGGATCCAGACGTTGATCACCGAGGTCGAGGGCATCGACACGCCCTTGACTCGCAAGTTGGCGCAGTTCGGCCGCCAGCTGTCGGTGCTGATCTTGGCGATGGCGGCGGTGATGCTGGTCATCGGTAGTGTTTTTCACCAGTTTTCCGTCGACGAACTCATTTCCGCGGCAATCGCATTCGCGGTGGCCGCCATCCCCGAAGGTCTGCCGGCGGTGGTGACGGTGACGTTGGCGCTCGGGGTTCAGCAGATGGCCCGTCGTAAGGCCATCACCCGCAAGCTACCGGCGGTCGAGGCGCTGGGATCGGTCAACGTGATCTGCTCGGACAAGACCGGCACCCTGACCCAGAACGAGATGACGGTGCGCACCGTCGTCACCGCCCGCCACCGGTTCGACGTGACCGGTGCCGGTTACGCCCCGCACGGCGAGATCGAACTCGACGGCGCCGCCGCCGGTTTGGACCTGCATCCGGACCTGCGGGCACTGGTGGTCGCGATGTCACAGTGCAACGACTCCAGACTGGTCGAGACCGACGGCCGCTGGCGGGTGGTCGGAGAACCGACCGAAGGGTCGCTGCGCGCGCTGGCACACAAGGCCGGCGTCGAGCAGCCGATGATCCGGCGCGCCGAGATCCCGTTCGAATCCGAGCACAAGTTCATGGTCACTCTCGACGAGGCCCCCGACGGCCTGCGGTGGATGCACGTCAAGGGAGCCCCGGACCGCCTGCTCGACCGATCGAGCACCCAATCGCGCGCCGGAACGGCCGAGCCGCTGGACCGCGACTTCTGGCATGCGCGCATCGACGAACTCAGCCACCAGGGTTTGCGGGTGCTCGCCGCGGCGCGGCGGCCCGCCGAAGACGCGCAGACCATCGACATCGCCGATGTCGATGCCGGGTTGGAATTCCTCGGCATCGTCGGCATCGTCGACCCGCCCCGCCCGGAAGCCATCGCCGCGATCCAGACCTGCCACAGCGCCGGCATCCGGGTCAAGATGATCACCGGCGACCACGTCGGCACCGCCAAGGCCATCGCGCGTGAGATGGGCATCGGTGACGCGGGTGAACCGTCGGCGTTGACCGGAGCCGACTTGCAGGCGATGAGCCAGCCGCGGCTACGTGAGGCGGTGGGGCAGGTCGACGTCTTCGCCCGGACCAGTCCAGAGCACAAACTGCGCATCGTCAGCGCGTTGCAGGCCGAGGGTGACGTGGTCGCGATGACCGGGGACGGCGTCAACGACGCACCTGCCTTGACCCGGGCCGACATCGGCGTCGCGATGGGGGTCAAGGGCACCGAAGCGACCAAGGAAGCGGCCGGCATCGTGCTGGCCGACGACAATTTCGCCACCATCGAGCGCGCTGTCGAAGAGGGTCGCCGAATCTACGACAACATCCGTAAATCGGTGTTGTTCCTGTTGCCCACCAACGGATCTCAGTCGCTGGTGATCCTGGTGGCCGTATTGTTCGGGTTTGCGCTGCCACTGCAGCCGGTGCAGATCCTGTGGATCAACCTGGTGACCGGGGTGACGCTGGCCCTGGCGCTGGTGTTCGAGAAGGCCGAAGAGGGGCTGATGACCCGGCCGCCCCGGCCGGCCACCCAGCCGGTGGTGCGATTGGCCGATGTGTCGATGATCGCGTTGGTGTCGGTGTTGGTCGCGGGTGCGGCACTGGCCATCTTCTTCATCGGACGGGCCAATGGTTACCCGCTGGCGGTGGCGCAGACTGCCGCGGTGAACATGCTGGCGATGGGGCAGATGGCCTACCTGTTCAACTGCCGGTTCGTGTCTCGCTCCAGCCTGCGTGCGGCCGCGCTGCGGGGTAATCCGTGGGTGTGGCGGATGGTGGGGGTGCTGTTGGCACTGCAGCTGGTGTTCATCTACGCGCCGTTCATGAACACCTGGTTCCAAACCGCCCCGATCACGTTGCTGGGGTGGAGCGTGGCGCTGGGGTTCTCGGTGGTGATCTTTCTCATCGTCGAGGCCGCCAAGGCCGTCGGCTTTCGGCTCGGGTACTGA
- the argS gene encoding arginine--tRNA ligase: MTPADLAELLKATAAAVLAEHGLDTAALPATVTVERPRNPEHGDYATNLALQLGKKVGTNPRELAGWLAAALVDQDGIAAADVAGPGFVNLRLQASAQNVIVANVLAAAADYGHSSDLGGCKVNLEFVSANPTGPIHIGGTRWAAVGDALGRLLSTQGAEVVREYYFNDHGAQIDRFTNSLIAAAKGEPTPEDGYAGSYIGEIATQVLAKEPDALNLPEAEMRETFRAIGVNLMFDHIKESLHDFGTDFDVYTHEDSMHTSGRVDQAIARLRDNGAIYESDGATWLRTTDYGDDKDRVVIKSDGQPAYIAGDLAYFLDKRQRGFDLCIYMLGADHHGYIARLKAAAAALGDDPDTVEVLIGQMVNLVRDGQPVRMSKRAGTVITLDDLVEAIGVDAARYALIRSSVDSPIDIDLALWSSASNENPVYYVQYAHARLSALARNAADLGIAADTAHLDLLTHDKEGTLIRNIGEFPRVLKTAAALREPHRVSRYLEDLAGDYHRFYDSCRVLPQGDEPAAELHSARLALCSATRQVIANGLGILGVTAPERM, encoded by the coding sequence GTGACCCCCGCCGATCTGGCCGAGCTGCTCAAGGCCACCGCTGCCGCGGTGCTGGCCGAGCACGGCCTCGACACCGCCGCTCTGCCCGCCACCGTGACCGTGGAGCGGCCGCGCAACCCCGAGCACGGCGACTATGCCACCAACCTGGCGCTGCAACTCGGCAAAAAGGTCGGCACCAACCCGCGGGAGCTGGCCGGTTGGCTGGCTGCTGCGCTGGTCGATCAGGACGGCATCGCCGCGGCCGACGTCGCCGGACCCGGGTTCGTCAACCTGCGCCTACAGGCCTCTGCGCAGAACGTCATCGTGGCCAACGTGCTGGCCGCCGCCGCCGACTACGGGCACTCGAGCGACCTGGGCGGGTGCAAGGTCAACCTGGAGTTCGTCTCGGCCAACCCGACCGGGCCGATCCACATCGGCGGCACCCGCTGGGCCGCGGTCGGTGACGCGCTGGGCCGGCTGCTGTCCACCCAGGGGGCCGAGGTGGTACGCGAGTACTACTTCAACGATCACGGCGCGCAGATCGACCGGTTCACCAACTCGCTGATCGCCGCAGCGAAAGGGGAACCCACCCCCGAGGACGGGTATGCGGGCAGCTACATCGGCGAGATCGCCACGCAGGTGTTGGCCAAAGAACCGGACGCGCTGAACCTGCCCGAGGCCGAGATGCGCGAGACCTTCCGTGCCATCGGCGTCAACCTGATGTTCGACCACATCAAGGAATCGCTGCACGACTTCGGCACCGACTTCGACGTCTACACCCACGAAGACTCGATGCACACCTCGGGCCGCGTCGACCAGGCCATCGCCCGGCTGCGCGACAACGGCGCCATCTACGAGTCCGACGGCGCCACCTGGTTGCGCACCACCGACTACGGCGACGACAAGGACCGGGTCGTCATCAAGAGCGACGGTCAGCCCGCCTACATTGCCGGTGACCTCGCCTACTTCCTGGACAAGCGCCAACGCGGCTTCGACCTGTGCATCTACATGCTCGGAGCCGACCATCACGGCTACATCGCCCGGCTCAAGGCCGCCGCGGCCGCCCTCGGTGACGACCCCGACACCGTCGAGGTGCTGATCGGTCAGATGGTCAACCTGGTCCGCGACGGTCAGCCGGTGCGGATGAGCAAGCGGGCGGGCACGGTGATCACCCTCGATGACCTCGTCGAAGCCATCGGCGTCGATGCTGCCCGCTACGCGCTGATCCGCAGCTCGGTCGACAGTCCCATCGACATCGACCTGGCGCTGTGGTCCTCGGCGTCCAACGAGAACCCGGTTTACTACGTGCAGTACGCGCACGCCCGGCTTTCGGCCTTGGCGCGCAACGCCGCCGACCTGGGCATCGCGGCCGATACCGCGCACCTCGACCTGTTGACGCACGACAAAGAGGGCACGCTGATCCGCAACATCGGAGAGTTTCCGCGTGTACTGAAAACGGCTGCCGCACTGCGGGAACCGCACCGGGTGTCGAGGTACCTCGAAGACCTCGCCGGCGACTATCACCGGTTCTACGACTCCTGCCGGGTGCTGCCCCAGGGCGACGAGCCGGCCGCCGAGCTGCACTCGGCGCGCCTTGCGCTGTGTTCGGCCACCCGCCAGGTCATCGCCAACGGATTGGGCATCCTGGGCGTCACCGCACCGGAGCGCATGTGA
- a CDS encoding YkvA family protein, producing the protein MPYWLSLVLGVVGGVVLLWLLLIVALWLAKPDDARLKDAVRLLPDVIRLLKRLATDPATPKAVRIWLVLLFGYLALPIDVVPDFVPVLGFVDDAVIVALVLRYVTRTAGAEAIEKHWAGTPEGLAAVRKLCRITE; encoded by the coding sequence GTGCCCTATTGGCTGTCCCTGGTGCTGGGCGTGGTGGGTGGCGTCGTGCTGCTGTGGCTGCTGCTGATCGTGGCGCTGTGGCTGGCCAAGCCCGACGATGCCCGTCTGAAGGACGCCGTGCGCCTGCTGCCCGACGTCATCCGGCTGCTCAAGCGGCTGGCCACGGACCCGGCCACGCCGAAGGCCGTGCGGATCTGGCTGGTCCTGCTGTTCGGCTACCTGGCGCTACCGATCGACGTGGTGCCGGACTTCGTCCCCGTGCTGGGCTTCGTCGACGACGCCGTCATCGTCGCGCTGGTATTGCGCTACGTCACACGCACGGCCGGCGCCGAGGCCATCGAGAAACACTGGGCCGGGACCCCCGAGGGTCTTGCCGCTGTCCGGAAACTGTGTCGCATCACCGAATGA
- the lysA gene encoding diaminopimelate decarboxylase, whose amino-acid sequence MLAPNVWPRNAVRADDGVVRIAGVAVTDIAAEFGTPVFVIDEDDFRSRCREISAAFGGGEFVRYAAKAFLCTEVARWIDEEGLSLDVASGGELAVALQAGFPPERIALHGNNKSVAELTAAVSAGIEHVVVDSEIEIERLERIAGAAGVVQDVLIRVTVGVEAHTHEFISTAHEDQKFGLSLASGAAMAAVRRVFEADHLRLVGLHSHIGSQIFDVAGFELAAHRVIGLLRDVVAEFGFAKTAQMSIVDLGGGLGISYLPQDDPPPMTELADKLLAIVSSESAAVGLPAPKLVVEPGRAIAGPGTITLYEVGTVKDVAVSADRYRRYISVDGGMSDNIRTSLYDAEYDVRLLSRTSQAAPTLSRVVGKHCESGDIVVRDAWMPGDVAPGDLAGVAATGAYCYSMSSRYNLIGRPAVVAVRDGRARLVLRRETVEDLLSLEVR is encoded by the coding sequence ATGCTCGCCCCGAATGTCTGGCCGCGCAATGCAGTCCGGGCAGATGACGGCGTCGTCCGGATCGCCGGTGTCGCCGTCACCGACATCGCCGCCGAGTTCGGCACCCCGGTCTTCGTCATCGACGAGGATGACTTCCGGTCGCGCTGCCGCGAGATCTCGGCGGCGTTCGGCGGTGGAGAGTTCGTCCGCTACGCCGCCAAGGCTTTCCTGTGCACCGAGGTGGCCCGGTGGATCGACGAGGAAGGACTCTCGCTGGATGTGGCCAGCGGGGGAGAGCTCGCGGTGGCCTTGCAGGCCGGCTTCCCGCCTGAGCGAATCGCGTTGCACGGCAACAACAAATCCGTCGCCGAGCTGACAGCTGCGGTGTCGGCGGGTATCGAGCACGTAGTGGTCGACTCGGAGATCGAGATCGAGCGGCTGGAGCGCATCGCCGGTGCGGCCGGCGTGGTGCAGGACGTGCTGATCCGCGTCACCGTGGGTGTCGAGGCGCACACCCATGAGTTCATCTCCACCGCCCACGAGGATCAGAAGTTCGGCCTGTCGCTGGCCAGCGGCGCCGCGATGGCCGCCGTGCGCCGGGTGTTCGAGGCCGACCACTTGCGGCTGGTCGGCCTGCACAGCCACATCGGATCGCAGATCTTCGACGTCGCCGGATTCGAGCTCGCCGCCCACCGGGTGATCGGCCTGCTGCGCGACGTGGTCGCCGAGTTCGGTTTCGCCAAGACCGCCCAGATGTCGATCGTGGACCTCGGCGGTGGCTTGGGCATCTCCTACCTGCCCCAGGACGACCCGCCGCCGATGACCGAACTGGCCGACAAGCTGCTGGCCATCGTCAGTAGCGAGTCAGCTGCGGTCGGACTACCCGCCCCCAAGCTGGTCGTCGAACCCGGACGGGCCATCGCCGGACCGGGCACCATCACCCTTTACGAGGTCGGCACCGTCAAAGACGTCGCAGTCTCGGCCGACCGTTACCGCCGCTACATCAGTGTCGACGGCGGCATGAGCGACAACATCCGCACCTCGCTCTACGACGCGGAATACGACGTTCGCCTGCTGTCGCGCACCAGCCAGGCCGCCCCGACCCTGTCCCGGGTCGTGGGCAAACACTGCGAAAGCGGCGACATCGTGGTCCGTGATGCATGGATGCCCGGCGATGTCGCCCCGGGTGACTTGGCCGGTGTCGCGGCGACGGGAGCATACTGCTACTCGATGTCGAGCCGGTACAACTTGATCGGCCGACCGGCCGTGGTGGCTGTGCGCGACGGGCGGGCCCGCCTGGTCCTGCGCCGCGAGACGGTCGAGGATCTTTTGAGTCTGGAAGTGAGGTGA
- a CDS encoding homoserine dehydrogenase, which produces MTEAVSSEIGVAVLGLGNVGSQVVRIIEQSAADLAARIGAPLRVRGIGVRRVDADRGVPAALLTDNIEELVSREDVDIVVELMGPVEPARKAILAALEQGKSVITANKALMAVSAGELAQAAENAHVDLYFEAAVAGAIPVIRPLTQSLAGDTVLRVAGIVNGTTNYILSEMDSTGADYASALADASALGYAEADPTADVEGHDAAAKAAILASIAFHTRVTADDVYCEGITKVSATDFVSARALGCTIKLLAICERLTGDAGQQRVSARVYPALVPLDHPLAAVNGAFNAVVVEAEAAGRLMFYGQGAGGAPTASAVLGDLVMAARNRVQGGRGPRESKYAKLPVAPIGDIATRYYVNMNVADRPGVLSAVAAEFSKREVSIAEVRQEGMVDEGGARCGARIVVVTHQATDAALSETVAALADLEVVQSINSVLRMEGTTE; this is translated from the coding sequence GTGACTGAGGCCGTCAGCAGTGAGATCGGCGTGGCCGTCCTGGGCCTGGGAAACGTGGGCAGCCAGGTGGTGCGCATCATCGAGCAGAGCGCGGCCGACCTGGCCGCCCGGATCGGGGCGCCGCTGCGGGTGCGCGGCATCGGCGTGCGCCGGGTCGATGCCGACCGCGGTGTCCCGGCAGCGCTGCTGACCGACAACATCGAGGAACTGGTCTCCCGCGAGGACGTCGACATCGTCGTCGAGCTGATGGGGCCGGTGGAACCCGCCCGCAAGGCCATCCTGGCCGCGCTGGAGCAGGGCAAGTCGGTCATCACCGCCAACAAGGCATTGATGGCGGTGTCAGCCGGTGAGCTCGCTCAGGCCGCCGAAAACGCGCATGTCGACCTGTATTTCGAGGCGGCGGTGGCTGGCGCCATTCCGGTCATCCGGCCGCTGACCCAGTCGCTGGCCGGGGACACCGTGCTGCGGGTGGCAGGGATCGTCAACGGCACCACCAACTACATCCTCTCCGAGATGGACAGCACCGGAGCCGACTACGCCAGCGCACTGGCCGACGCCAGCGCGCTGGGCTATGCCGAAGCCGATCCGACCGCCGATGTCGAGGGCCACGACGCCGCCGCCAAGGCCGCGATCTTGGCGTCGATCGCCTTCCACACCCGCGTCACCGCCGACGACGTCTACTGCGAGGGCATCACCAAGGTCAGCGCAACCGACTTCGTCTCCGCCCGCGCCCTGGGTTGCACCATCAAACTGTTGGCGATTTGTGAGCGGCTCACCGGAGACGCTGGGCAGCAGCGGGTTTCGGCGCGTGTCTATCCGGCTTTGGTGCCGCTGGATCACCCGTTGGCTGCGGTCAATGGTGCCTTCAACGCCGTCGTCGTGGAGGCCGAGGCCGCCGGCCGGCTGATGTTCTACGGCCAGGGTGCCGGCGGCGCGCCCACCGCGTCGGCGGTACTGGGTGACCTGGTGATGGCGGCGCGTAACCGCGTGCAGGGCGGCCGAGGTCCCCGTGAATCGAAGTACGCCAAACTGCCGGTGGCGCCGATCGGTGACATCGCTACGCGCTACTACGTCAACATGAACGTCGCCGACCGGCCCGGCGTGCTCTCGGCCGTCGCTGCCGAGTTCTCCAAACGTGAGGTCAGCATCGCCGAGGTCCGGCAGGAGGGCATGGTCGACGAGGGCGGAGCGCGTTGTGGCGCCCGCATTGTGGTCGTGACACACCAGGCCACCGATGCCGCACTGTCGGAAACTGTTGCCGCGCTTGCAGATCTGGAGGTCGTGCAGAGCATCAACAGCGTTCTTCGGATGGAAGGAACCACCGAGTGA